The following coding sequences lie in one Cinclus cinclus chromosome 15, bCinCin1.1, whole genome shotgun sequence genomic window:
- the NXT2 gene encoding NTF2-related export protein 2 encodes MAASVDFKTYVDQACRAADEFVNIYYETMDKRRRALTRLYLDKATLVWNGNAVSGQEELNKFFEMLPSSEFQVNVLDCQPVHEQATQGQTTVLVVTSGTVKFDGDKQRYFNQNFLLTAQATPTNTVWKIAGDCFRFQDWAS; translated from the exons ATGGCCGCGTCCGTG GATTTCAAAACCTATGTGGATCAAGCTTGTAGAGCTGCAGATGAGTTTGTCAACATTTACTATGAGACAATGGACAAAAGAAGAAGG GCTTTAACCAGACTGTATTTGGACAAAGCCACATTAGTTTGGAATGGAAATGCAGTGTCTGGGCAAGAAGAGCTAAATAAGTTTTTTGAAATGTTGCCATCAAGTGAATTCCAGGTTAATGTGTTGGACTGCCAGCCTGTTCACG AGCAAGCTACTCAAGGCCAGACAACAGTCCTCGTGGTGACAAGTGGGACTGTGAAATTTGATGGGGATAAGCAGCGCTACTTCAATCAGAACTTCCTGCTGACAGCACAGGCCACCCCCACCAACACCGTGTGGAAGATCGCCGGGGACTGCTTCCGCTTCCAGGACTGGGCCAGTTAG